In a single window of the Pseudomonas sp. B21-015 genome:
- a CDS encoding LysE family transporter produces MVLQTWLAFFAACWVISLSPGAGAIASMSSGLRYGFWRGYWNALGLQLGLALQIVIVAAGVGAILAASATAFYVIKWFGVAYLVYLAVKQWRALPGEMSDDAAIRQIGKPMALVFRGFLVNVSNPKALVFMLAVLPQFIDPHEPLVAQYLILGVTMICVDLIVMAGYTGLAAKVLRLLRTPKQQKRMSRTFAGLFIGAAAFMATLRKAAV; encoded by the coding sequence ATGGTGCTTCAAACATGGCTGGCGTTTTTTGCCGCCTGCTGGGTGATCAGTCTTTCCCCCGGTGCCGGCGCCATTGCGTCGATGTCCAGCGGTTTGCGCTACGGTTTCTGGCGCGGTTACTGGAATGCCCTGGGCCTGCAACTGGGCCTGGCGTTGCAGATTGTGATCGTCGCTGCCGGTGTCGGCGCAATCCTCGCGGCCTCCGCCACTGCCTTTTACGTGATCAAATGGTTCGGCGTGGCCTACCTGGTCTACCTCGCGGTCAAACAATGGCGCGCGCTGCCTGGCGAGATGAGCGACGACGCTGCCATTCGGCAGATCGGCAAGCCGATGGCGCTGGTGTTCCGCGGTTTTCTGGTGAACGTCAGCAATCCCAAGGCCTTGGTGTTCATGCTTGCGGTGCTGCCGCAATTCATCGACCCCCACGAGCCGTTGGTAGCCCAGTACCTGATCCTCGGCGTGACCATGATCTGTGTCGATCTGATCGTCATGGCCGGCTACACCGGGCTGGCGGCCAAGGTCCTGCGTTTGTTGCGCACGCCCAAGCAGCAGAAGCGCATGAGCCGTACCTTTGCCGGACTGTTCATCGGCGCGGCGGCGTTCATGGCGACCCTGCGCAAAGCGGCGGTATAA
- a CDS encoding FTR1 family protein, with translation MTGSSRFLAWLMLPMIAFCSFNALAETAEGAPKALHLLDYIAADYPAAVEGGKVIDEAEYLEQQAFLGSLQGLIADLPAKPERAELEQGVNGLRTAIAARKDSADVARQARQLGAKLAVTYEVSQAPVITPDPTRGAPLYAQQCSVCHGDAGAGDGPAGVGMTPPPTNLRDAARLDRLSLYAIYNTLGMGVEGTDMPAFADQLDDRQRWDLATYIASFSADPAAAKSEKTYNIADLARQTPAEVQAAEGPQAAATFRAQRAQPPQVKRGPGQLLEYTAATLDKSIAAYRAGDHDQAYDLSVAAYLEGFELVESSLDNVDANVRKDTEKSLMAYRQSLQDGLPVAQAEQRLEVAKAKLKESAGLLGSDGLSWSLSYISGLLILLREGLEAILVLAAILAFLRNTGQQSAVRSVNIGWGLALLAGLATWAVAAYVIDVSGAQRELLEGATALFASVMVLWLGVWMHDRRHAAAWQDYIKSSLVSGGGRFGFAILAFFSVYRELFEVILFYETLWLQAGPAGHNAVLAGGATALVMLVGLAWVILRGSAKLPLALFFGINAGLLCALSVVFAGHGVKALQEAGIFGTRPVPFFDFDWLGIHADAYSLSAQAVAIIAIVVLYSRSRMAEKRRLPVS, from the coding sequence ATGACTGGCTCCTCTCGTTTTCTGGCGTGGCTCATGCTGCCGATGATCGCGTTCTGCAGCTTCAATGCGCTGGCCGAAACCGCAGAGGGTGCGCCCAAGGCCCTGCATTTGCTCGATTACATCGCCGCCGATTACCCGGCGGCGGTCGAGGGTGGCAAGGTTATTGATGAGGCTGAATATCTCGAACAGCAGGCGTTTCTGGGGTCGCTGCAAGGGTTGATCGCCGATTTGCCGGCCAAACCCGAACGTGCCGAACTGGAGCAGGGCGTCAACGGCCTGCGCACCGCGATCGCCGCTCGCAAGGACAGCGCGGACGTCGCCCGTCAGGCGCGGCAACTGGGGGCAAAGCTGGCAGTGACCTATGAAGTCAGCCAGGCCCCGGTCATCACCCCGGACCCAACCCGCGGCGCGCCGCTGTATGCCCAGCAATGCTCGGTGTGCCATGGCGATGCGGGCGCCGGTGACGGCCCGGCGGGCGTCGGCATGACACCACCGCCGACCAATCTGCGCGATGCCGCGCGACTGGACCGTCTGAGCCTCTACGCGATCTACAACACGCTGGGCATGGGCGTCGAAGGCACCGACATGCCGGCCTTCGCCGATCAGCTGGATGATCGTCAGCGTTGGGACCTGGCGACCTATATCGCTAGCTTCAGCGCCGATCCGGCTGCGGCAAAATCCGAGAAAACCTACAACATCGCTGACCTGGCACGTCAGACGCCAGCCGAAGTGCAGGCCGCCGAAGGTCCGCAAGCGGCCGCGACCTTCCGGGCGCAACGGGCGCAACCGCCGCAGGTCAAGCGTGGCCCGGGGCAACTGCTGGAATACACGGCTGCCACGTTGGACAAGAGCATCGCCGCCTACCGTGCCGGCGATCACGACCAGGCCTACGACCTGTCGGTGGCGGCGTACCTGGAAGGCTTCGAACTGGTCGAAAGCTCCCTGGACAACGTCGACGCCAATGTGCGCAAAGACACCGAGAAGTCCCTGATGGCTTACCGTCAGTCGTTGCAGGACGGCTTGCCGGTGGCCCAGGCCGAGCAGCGTCTGGAGGTGGCCAAGGCCAAGTTGAAAGAGTCCGCTGGCCTGCTTGGTAGCGATGGCTTGAGCTGGTCGCTGAGCTATATTTCCGGTCTGTTGATTCTGTTGCGCGAAGGTCTGGAAGCGATTCTGGTGCTCGCGGCGATCCTCGCGTTCCTGCGCAATACCGGCCAGCAATCGGCGGTGCGCAGCGTCAATATCGGTTGGGGCCTGGCGCTGCTGGCCGGGCTGGCGACCTGGGCGGTGGCGGCGTATGTGATCGACGTCAGCGGGGCCCAGCGTGAGCTGCTGGAAGGTGCCACGGCGCTGTTTGCCAGCGTCATGGTGCTCTGGCTCGGCGTGTGGATGCACGACCGTCGCCACGCAGCGGCCTGGCAGGATTACATCAAGAGCAGTCTGGTCAGTGGTGGCGGACGTTTCGGGTTTGCGATCCTGGCGTTCTTCTCGGTGTATCGCGAGCTGTTCGAAGTGATCCTGTTTTACGAAACCCTGTGGTTGCAGGCCGGGCCTGCTGGGCATAACGCCGTACTGGCTGGCGGGGCGACGGCGCTGGTTATGCTGGTCGGTTTGGCCTGGGTGATTCTGCGCGGCTCGGCGAAACTTCCGCTGGCGTTGTTCTTCGGCATCAATGCCGGGCTGCTGTGCGCGTTGTCGGTGGTGTTTGCCGGCCATGGCGTGAAGGCGTTGCAGGAAGCCGGGATCTTCGGCACGCGGCCGGTACCGTTTTTTGACTTCGACTGGCTGGGGATCCACGCTGATGCGTATTCGCTGAGTGCTCAGGCCGTGGCGATCATTGCGATCGTCGTGCTGTACAGCCGTAGCCGGATGGCCGAGAAGCGGCGTCTGCCGGTTTCTTAA
- a CDS encoding COG3014 family protein yields MASRALTSIALSAVTLLSGCSAFRNYDSELAQTNQQLAAGNVDAALTLLEKNNTGADKDLLYYFEKGELLRAKGDLSGSQNAWTSADQVVGKWEDSVKLDTDKYLAQFGSFLVNDKVRRYEGYDYEKVMLTTQMALNLLAVNDFDGARTAIKKTHEREAVIADLRDKEYLKSEEQAEKEGVKTQYKDLQGYPVASLDAPDVVSLKNSYQSAFSHYLAGFVYEALGEKDLAAPGYRKAAELRPNTPLLEQALVNLDKPAKDEDSDILIVVQSGLAPSRDSIRIPLPLPISNNVVITPLSFPIIKPDTSTATFAQIGVDGQQLNLTQLNSTTAMSRRALRDDMPGIILRTTVRAITRGVAQKQINETNPLAGLAVGISSAVLEGADTRTWRTLPDNTQVVRLRLKKGEHQVTLPSAVGGSVVKVTVDQRYQVISLRAVGNQVFASGLAAHVIPSANPTAVASLKQP; encoded by the coding sequence ATGGCCTCCCGCGCCCTTACCTCGATCGCGCTCAGTGCTGTCACCTTGCTCTCCGGCTGCTCGGCTTTTCGTAACTACGACTCCGAACTGGCACAGACCAACCAGCAACTGGCTGCCGGCAACGTCGATGCCGCCTTGACCCTGCTGGAAAAGAACAACACCGGCGCCGACAAAGACCTGCTCTATTACTTCGAGAAGGGTGAACTGCTGCGCGCCAAGGGCGATTTGTCCGGCAGCCAGAACGCCTGGACCAGCGCCGATCAGGTGGTGGGCAAGTGGGAAGACTCGGTCAAGCTCGACACCGACAAGTACCTGGCCCAGTTCGGCAGTTTTCTGGTCAACGACAAGGTCCGTCGCTACGAAGGCTACGACTACGAAAAAGTCATGCTGACCACGCAGATGGCCCTCAACCTGCTGGCGGTGAATGACTTCGACGGCGCGCGCACCGCAATCAAGAAGACCCACGAACGTGAAGCGGTGATCGCCGACTTGCGCGACAAGGAATACCTCAAGAGCGAAGAGCAGGCCGAGAAAGAAGGCGTCAAAACCCAGTACAAGGATCTTCAGGGTTATCCGGTGGCCAGCCTCGACGCGCCGGACGTGGTCAGCCTGAAAAACAGCTACCAGAGTGCGTTCAGCCATTACCTGGCCGGTTTCGTGTATGAAGCCCTGGGCGAGAAAGACCTGGCCGCACCGGGCTATCGCAAGGCCGCCGAGCTGCGCCCGAACACGCCGCTGCTGGAACAGGCGCTGGTGAATCTCGACAAACCCGCCAAGGACGAGGACAGCGACATCCTGATCGTCGTGCAAAGCGGTCTGGCGCCGTCCCGCGACTCCATCCGCATTCCGCTGCCGTTGCCGATCAGCAACAACGTGGTGATCACGCCGCTGTCGTTCCCGATCATCAAACCGGATACCTCCACCGCCACCTTTGCCCAGATCGGCGTGGACGGTCAGCAACTGAACCTGACTCAACTCAACAGCACCACCGCCATGTCCCGCCGCGCATTGCGTGACGACATGCCGGGGATCATCCTGCGCACCACCGTGCGGGCGATCACCCGTGGCGTGGCACAGAAGCAGATCAACGAAACCAACCCGCTGGCGGGTCTTGCAGTCGGTATCTCTTCAGCCGTGCTCGAAGGTGCCGATACCCGTACGTGGCGCACCCTGCCGGACAACACTCAAGTAGTGCGTCTGCGCTTGAAGAAAGGCGAGCACCAAGTCACCCTGCCGAGCGCCGTGGGCGGCTCAGTGGTCAAGGTCACTGTGGATCAGCGCTATCAGGTCATCAGCCTTCGCGCCGTGGGCAATCAGGTATTCGCCAGCGGCCTGGCCGCTCACGTGATCCCGAGCGCCAACCCGACCGCCGTGGCCAGCCTCAAACAACCTTAA
- the lpoB gene encoding penicillin-binding protein activator LpoB translates to MFARFSFIAVIALLASGCANTSPTLGSKNISYGDTKAVETVTNEFGSTDLQMIAESMTRSLAQSGILQGRPVVQVYDVKNKTSEYIDTREITTSIKTQLMKTGVARFASDNTAMQSQVDQLKLQNQSGLYKKSTVAKTGNMIAAQYRLEGSISSIVKRSSDYKDVFYKFSLQLIDVESGLAEWMDEKEIRKTTER, encoded by the coding sequence ATGTTTGCACGCTTTTCATTCATCGCCGTCATCGCCCTCCTGGCCAGTGGTTGCGCCAACACTTCGCCGACGCTGGGCAGTAAAAACATCAGCTACGGCGACACCAAGGCTGTGGAAACCGTGACCAACGAGTTCGGCTCCACCGACCTGCAGATGATCGCCGAATCCATGACCCGCTCCCTGGCCCAGTCCGGCATTCTGCAAGGCCGCCCGGTGGTTCAGGTCTACGACGTGAAGAACAAGACCAGCGAGTACATCGATACCCGCGAAATCACCACCAGCATCAAGACCCAGCTGATGAAAACCGGCGTGGCCCGTTTTGCCAGCGACAACACCGCCATGCAGAGCCAGGTCGACCAGCTCAAGCTGCAAAACCAGAGCGGCCTGTACAAGAAGAGCACTGTGGCCAAGACTGGCAACATGATCGCCGCCCAATACCGTCTTGAAGGTTCGATCAGCTCGATCGTCAAGCGCAGCAGCGACTACAAGGACGTCTTCTACAAATTCAGCCTGCAATTGATCGACGTTGAGAGCGGTCTGGCCGAGTGGATGGACGAAAAAGAGATCCGCAAAACCACGGAGCGTTAA
- a CDS encoding mechanosensitive ion channel family protein, which produces MEAFKLPLPAMWVEPIWLVVQILLILLAGYIAQRVVAKCLTRLGERYPFPPQFLLPLRGGLRWLIMGSALIFVLERLGVSATVLWTALSGFVAVAAVAFFAMWSVLSNLLCAILIFTVGPFRIGDVVELVDTTDKPGVKGRVVAINLLYTTLIEAEELGTGSAMVQVPNSLFFQRSVRRWRGTDAFPSNGFEK; this is translated from the coding sequence ATGGAGGCCTTCAAGCTGCCGTTGCCGGCGATGTGGGTCGAGCCGATCTGGCTGGTCGTGCAAATCCTGCTGATCCTGCTGGCCGGTTATATCGCCCAGCGCGTCGTCGCTAAATGCCTGACTCGCCTGGGCGAGCGCTACCCGTTTCCGCCGCAGTTTTTGCTGCCGCTGCGTGGCGGTTTGCGCTGGCTGATCATGGGCAGTGCGCTGATTTTTGTGCTGGAACGCCTTGGGGTGTCGGCAACGGTGCTCTGGACGGCATTATCCGGTTTCGTTGCGGTGGCCGCCGTGGCGTTTTTCGCCATGTGGAGTGTGCTCTCCAACCTGTTGTGCGCGATCCTGATCTTCACCGTCGGCCCATTCCGTATCGGCGATGTGGTCGAGTTGGTGGACACTACCGACAAGCCCGGCGTCAAAGGCCGGGTGGTGGCGATCAATCTGCTCTACACCACGTTGATCGAAGCCGAAGAGCTCGGTACCGGCAGCGCCATGGTGCAAGTGCCCAACAGCCTGTTCTTCCAGCGCTCGGTTCGACGCTGGCGCGGTACTGATGCATTCCCTTCGAACGGGTTCGAAAAGTAA
- a CDS encoding ATP-binding cassette domain-containing protein has protein sequence MIRLQNLTLQRGPQRLLEDAELTLHAGHKAGLIGANGAGKSSLFALLRGELHPDSGDCFLPADWRIAHMRQEVDTLERLAVDYVLDGDLRLRQVQHDLAAAEAAHDGAAQARLHSELDSADGYTADARARKLLAGLGFTNDQMDRQVGDFSGGWRMRLNLAQALMCPSDLLLLDEPTNHLDLDAIIWLEEWLKSYPGTLLLISHDRDFLDAVVDHVAHVDQRKITLYRGGYTAFERARAERLAQQQQAYEKQQAQRAHMESYIARFKAQATKARQAQSRIKALERMEELSAAHVDSPFDFVFRESQKISSPLIDLSDARLGYGDKTVLEKVKLQLTPGARIGLLGPNGAGKSTLIKNLSGELEPLAGRLTRGENTVVGYFAQHQLDSLDSKASPLLHLQCLAPTEREQTLRDFLGGFDFRGARIDEPVLNFSGGEKARLALALIAWGRPNLLLLDEPTNHLDLEMRLALTMALQEFSGAVLVVSHDRHLLKSTTDNFYLVADGKVEEFDGDLEDYTRWLVEYRQRNTPVSNTPVNPDKTDKKAQRQAAAALRQQLAPHKREADKLEAELGKLHEKLAKIDASLGDSDIYEPARKNELRDLLAEQARLKVREAELEEAWMEALELLESMQAELEALS, from the coding sequence CTGCCGGCCGACTGGCGCATCGCCCACATGCGCCAGGAGGTCGACACGCTCGAACGCCTGGCGGTCGACTACGTGCTCGATGGCGACCTGCGCCTGCGCCAGGTACAACATGACCTGGCGGCAGCCGAAGCGGCGCATGACGGTGCCGCTCAGGCCCGCCTGCACTCGGAACTCGACAGCGCCGATGGCTACACCGCCGACGCCCGGGCGCGCAAGTTGTTGGCAGGCCTTGGGTTCACCAACGATCAGATGGATCGACAGGTAGGAGATTTCTCCGGTGGCTGGAGGATGCGTCTGAACCTGGCGCAGGCCTTGATGTGCCCTTCAGACCTGTTGCTGCTCGACGAACCGACCAACCACTTGGACCTCGATGCCATCATCTGGCTCGAAGAGTGGCTCAAAAGCTATCCCGGCACCTTATTGCTGATTTCCCACGACCGCGATTTCCTCGATGCCGTGGTCGATCACGTGGCCCACGTCGACCAACGCAAGATCACCCTGTATCGCGGTGGTTATACAGCGTTTGAGCGGGCCCGTGCCGAACGTCTGGCCCAGCAACAGCAGGCCTACGAGAAGCAACAGGCACAACGTGCGCACATGGAAAGCTACATCGCCCGCTTCAAGGCCCAGGCCACCAAGGCCCGTCAGGCCCAGAGCCGGATCAAGGCGCTGGAGCGGATGGAGGAACTGTCCGCCGCCCACGTCGATTCACCCTTCGACTTCGTCTTCCGCGAATCGCAGAAAATCTCCAGCCCGTTGATCGACCTGTCGGATGCGCGCTTGGGTTACGGCGACAAAACCGTGCTGGAGAAGGTCAAGCTGCAACTGACCCCCGGGGCGCGGATCGGTTTGCTCGGCCCTAACGGTGCGGGTAAATCGACCCTGATCAAAAACCTCTCCGGTGAACTCGAGCCATTGGCTGGCCGACTGACCCGGGGCGAGAACACCGTGGTCGGCTACTTCGCCCAGCATCAACTCGACTCCCTTGACTCCAAGGCCAGCCCGTTGCTGCATTTGCAGTGCCTGGCGCCAACCGAGCGTGAGCAGACCCTGCGCGATTTCCTTGGCGGTTTCGACTTCCGTGGGGCGCGCATCGATGAGCCGGTGCTGAATTTCTCCGGCGGTGAGAAGGCCCGTCTAGCCCTGGCGTTGATCGCCTGGGGGCGGCCGAACCTGTTGCTGCTCGACGAACCGACCAACCACCTGGACCTGGAAATGCGCCTGGCGCTGACCATGGCCTTGCAGGAATTCAGTGGCGCGGTACTGGTGGTCTCCCACGATCGTCATCTGCTCAAAAGCACCACCGACAATTTCTATCTGGTGGCCGACGGCAAGGTCGAGGAGTTCGACGGCGACCTGGAAGACTACACCCGTTGGCTGGTGGAATACCGTCAGCGCAATACGCCGGTCAGCAACACCCCGGTCAACCCGGACAAGACCGACAAGAAAGCTCAGCGCCAGGCCGCCGCCGCGTTGCGTCAGCAACTGGCACCGCACAAGCGCGAGGCCGACAAGCTCGAGGCCGAGCTGGGCAAACTGCACGAAAAACTGGCGAAAATCGACGCCAGCCTCGGTGACAGCGATATTTACGAGCCGGCGCGCAAGAACGAATTGCGTGATCTGCTGGCCGAACAGGCCAGGCTGAAGGTGCGTGAAGCCGAACTGGAAGAGGCCTGGATGGAAGCGCTCGAATTGCTCGAAAGCATGCAGGCGGAGCTGGAGGCCCTGTCTTGA
- a CDS encoding YcfL family protein, which yields MRFKLIAVVALALLAGCATPPPPEPGSAASKVVAMGKLKNIVVGAMRVARENGFMTVNVQLSNTSYNNKTFYYRFAWLGPEGFPVAEEETWKSQMMYGEQTSFIQAIAPTAKAVDFRLEIKTP from the coding sequence ATGCGCTTCAAACTCATCGCTGTCGTCGCCCTGGCCTTGCTGGCCGGCTGCGCCACCCCGCCACCACCGGAACCAGGCAGCGCTGCCAGCAAGGTCGTGGCCATGGGCAAGCTCAAGAACATCGTGGTCGGCGCCATGCGCGTGGCCCGGGAAAACGGCTTCATGACGGTCAATGTGCAGCTGAGCAACACCAGCTACAACAACAAGACCTTCTACTACCGTTTTGCCTGGCTCGGCCCTGAAGGTTTCCCGGTTGCAGAAGAAGAGACCTGGAAAAGCCAGATGATGTACGGCGAGCAGACCAGTTTCATTCAGGCCATTGCGCCAACCGCCAAAGCCGTGGATTTCCGTCTCGAAATCAAAACGCCTTAA
- a CDS encoding COG3014 family protein, translating to MRSCLFFSLLLSLALQLSGCAAYRNYDQEMQQTNDQLLVGNLQGALDLVELHNPWEDKDLLYYFEKGAILSVASALPQSQKAWRSADQMVFQREEAVPSGAMKLLTRFGNEMGTLLVNDKLRRYEGYDYEKVMLTTQMALNQLAANDFDGARADIKKTHEREALIARQRELQYEELEEQAKAQGIAVRYKDLQGYPVTTLDAPAVIELKNGYQSAFSHYLAGFTYEALGERDLAAPGYRQAIELRPNLPLLEQALRNLDKPPAKADESDVLIIVQSGLAPARSSVRVPIPVRLNENLVIVAPISFPVMIQDTITPTFDHIIVDGRKRPLTALNSVTDMALRTLRDDMPAIISRAMFRANMAAIGQAEENERNPAKASLVVTREDPFEEADTRTWRTLPDKTLVARLRLKKGEHLFNAPNAPGTAPVTLRIDRDFQVINLRTINTVTFVVGRTYVQTSPAPVSGQK from the coding sequence ATGCGCTCCTGCCTGTTTTTCTCGCTGCTTCTGAGTCTCGCCCTGCAACTGAGTGGATGTGCCGCGTACCGAAATTATGATCAGGAAATGCAACAGACCAACGACCAACTATTGGTGGGTAACCTCCAGGGTGCGCTGGACCTGGTGGAGTTGCACAATCCCTGGGAAGACAAGGATCTGCTCTATTACTTCGAGAAAGGCGCCATCCTTAGTGTCGCCAGTGCGCTGCCGCAGAGCCAGAAAGCCTGGCGCAGCGCCGACCAGATGGTGTTCCAGCGCGAAGAAGCGGTGCCCTCCGGCGCCATGAAACTGCTCACACGGTTTGGCAATGAAATGGGCACCCTGCTGGTCAATGACAAACTGCGTCGCTATGAAGGTTACGACTACGAAAAAGTCATGTTGACCACGCAAATGGCCCTCAACCAATTAGCTGCGAATGACTTCGACGGCGCCCGCGCCGACATCAAGAAAACCCACGAACGCGAAGCGCTGATTGCCCGTCAGCGCGAGCTGCAGTACGAAGAGCTCGAGGAGCAGGCCAAGGCCCAGGGCATTGCCGTGCGCTACAAGGATCTGCAGGGCTACCCGGTGACCACGCTCGATGCGCCGGCCGTCATCGAACTGAAAAACGGCTATCAGAGTGCCTTCAGTCATTACCTGGCTGGCTTCACCTACGAAGCCCTCGGCGAACGCGATCTCGCCGCGCCGGGCTATCGCCAGGCAATTGAATTGCGCCCGAACCTGCCGCTTCTCGAGCAGGCGCTGCGCAATCTAGACAAGCCGCCGGCAAAAGCCGATGAAAGTGATGTGTTAATCATCGTCCAAAGCGGCCTGGCGCCGGCACGCAGCTCGGTGCGCGTGCCGATTCCGGTACGGCTGAACGAAAACCTGGTGATCGTTGCCCCGATTTCTTTCCCGGTGATGATCCAGGACACCATCACGCCAACGTTCGACCACATCATCGTCGATGGTCGCAAACGGCCGCTGACCGCACTCAACAGCGTCACCGACATGGCTTTGCGCACCTTGCGTGATGACATGCCCGCCATCATCTCGCGGGCCATGTTCCGCGCCAACATGGCGGCAATCGGCCAGGCCGAGGAAAACGAACGCAACCCGGCCAAAGCATCGCTGGTGGTCACCCGCGAAGACCCATTCGAGGAGGCCGACACCCGCACGTGGCGCACCCTGCCGGACAAAACCCTGGTCGCGCGTCTGCGGCTGAAAAAAGGTGAACACCTGTTCAACGCGCCGAACGCGCCCGGCACCGCACCGGTTACCCTGCGCATCGACCGCGACTTTCAAGTCATCAACCTGCGCACAATAAACACCGTGACATTCGTCGTCGGAAGGACTTATGTGCAAACCTCGCCAGCGCCGGTATCAGGCCAGAAATAA
- a CDS encoding penicillin-binding protein activator LpoB — MRTWIGMMALACAFSVQAAPKVAVADLAYQERVEQYVHTISAQSNHSQSYYGASGSSSYEEYEATSSYIEQGELRKFTGDIKGEILRTGMFQLVQGTPYTASSKGDVYDVIKRIKAGSFKGADYVLFGTVSDIDFTRDMNELANTDSYSAVLGLTLVADFSLINTKTFEITSAFTAMGEGQDTKLVNGRDIRVSLNRPRVVRDVSKALGEDVAAQLSQQLGGGGYEQPGQAPLRNNLPRDTAPVILH, encoded by the coding sequence ATGCGCACATGGATTGGCATGATGGCCCTGGCTTGCGCGTTCAGCGTGCAAGCGGCCCCGAAAGTCGCAGTGGCTGACCTGGCCTATCAGGAACGGGTGGAGCAATACGTCCACACTATTTCGGCCCAGAGCAACCACAGCCAGAGCTATTACGGCGCCAGTGGTTCGTCCAGTTACGAAGAGTACGAAGCAACCAGCAGCTACATCGAGCAAGGTGAGTTACGCAAATTCACCGGCGACATCAAGGGCGAGATTCTGCGCACCGGCATGTTTCAGCTGGTGCAGGGCACGCCTTACACAGCATCGTCCAAAGGTGACGTATATGACGTGATCAAGCGCATCAAGGCCGGTAGTTTCAAGGGTGCCGACTACGTGCTGTTCGGCACCGTGTCCGACATCGACTTCACCCGCGACATGAACGAGCTGGCCAACACCGACAGCTATTCGGCGGTGCTGGGGCTGACGCTGGTGGCAGACTTCAGCCTGATCAACACCAAGACCTTTGAGATCACCTCGGCCTTCACGGCGATGGGCGAAGGTCAGGACACCAAACTGGTGAATGGCCGGGACATTCGGGTTTCCCTGAACCGCCCACGGGTGGTGCGTGACGTGTCCAAGGCGCTGGGTGAAGACGTGGCCGCGCAACTGAGCCAACAGCTCGGTGGCGGTGGCTACGAGCAACCAGGGCAAGCGCCACTGCGCAACAACCTGCCGCGGGATACGGCACCGGTGATTCTGCACTGA